Proteins encoded in a region of the Streptomyces sp. NBC_01471 genome:
- a CDS encoding prolyl oligopeptidase family serine peptidase, protein MTSNEHSFPRRFARTQRFTLGAPRAFTVSPDGSRVSYLRSPTGTDRANRLWVLDLAQGAQERVAADPDELLGGAAEQLSAGERARRERSREGSAGIVGYAVDGAAELAAFALSGRLFTAGLRAGGTHEIRVPGPVIDPRPSPDGSRIAYVTGGALRVVGADGEGDGALAEPEDAHITYGLAEFVAAEEMQRSRGYWWAPDSRSLLVARADDSAVQRWWIADPAHPEREPAQVGYPAAGTPNAEVRLFLYALDGTRTEVVWDRARHPYLASVHWSPDGAPLLLVQARDQRSQRYLGVDTESGTTRTVHVDEDPVWLDLFPGVPAWAPAGGLVRIADEGGARVLAVGDRLLTGPELHVRAVLDISVDDVLVSASAGETAADPETGEIHVYRVNELGVERVSEGPGVHSAVRSGGVTVLLSARPDRPGTDVRVLRGGREVAAVASYAETPGLTPRVKFTEGGARKIPCAVLLPSGHRESDGALPVLLDPYGGPHGQRVVAAHNAHLTSQWFADQGFAVVVADGRGTPGRSPAWEKAVKDDFTLTLDDQIDALHGLAAQGFPLDLERVAIRGWSYGGYLAALAVLRRPDVFHAGVAGAPVTDWRLYDTHYTERYLGDPGERPEVYAASALVTDDGLSAPENPARPLMVIHGLADDNVVAAHTLRLSSALLAAGRPHEVLPLSGVTHMTPQEQVAENLLLLQVDFIRRSLDPAARGAR, encoded by the coding sequence ACAGGGCGCACAGGAGCGCGTCGCCGCCGATCCGGACGAGCTGCTCGGCGGTGCGGCCGAACAGCTCTCGGCCGGGGAGCGGGCACGCCGCGAACGGAGCAGGGAGGGCTCGGCCGGCATCGTCGGTTACGCGGTGGACGGCGCGGCCGAACTGGCCGCGTTCGCCCTCTCCGGAAGGCTGTTCACGGCCGGGCTGCGGGCCGGGGGCACCCATGAGATCCGGGTGCCGGGGCCGGTCATCGACCCCAGGCCGTCCCCGGACGGCAGCCGTATCGCCTATGTGACCGGCGGCGCGCTGCGCGTCGTGGGGGCGGACGGGGAGGGTGACGGGGCGCTCGCCGAGCCGGAGGACGCGCACATCACGTACGGGCTGGCCGAGTTCGTCGCGGCCGAGGAGATGCAGCGCTCGCGCGGCTACTGGTGGGCGCCGGACTCGCGGAGCCTGCTCGTGGCGCGGGCCGACGACAGCGCCGTACAGCGCTGGTGGATCGCCGATCCGGCGCACCCCGAGCGGGAGCCCGCGCAGGTCGGATATCCGGCGGCCGGCACCCCCAACGCCGAGGTGCGGCTCTTCCTGTACGCCCTGGACGGCACCCGCACCGAGGTGGTGTGGGACCGCGCCCGCCACCCGTATCTGGCCTCCGTGCACTGGTCGCCCGACGGCGCCCCGCTGCTGCTCGTCCAGGCGCGTGACCAGCGCAGCCAGCGCTATCTGGGGGTCGACACGGAGTCCGGCACCACCCGGACCGTCCATGTCGACGAGGATCCGGTGTGGCTCGACCTCTTCCCCGGGGTGCCCGCCTGGGCACCTGCCGGCGGGCTGGTCCGGATCGCGGACGAGGGCGGCGCCCGGGTGCTCGCGGTCGGCGACCGGCTGCTCACCGGACCGGAGTTGCACGTACGGGCGGTGCTGGACATCTCTGTTGACGACGTACTGGTCTCCGCGTCGGCGGGCGAGACGGCCGCCGACCCCGAGACCGGCGAGATCCACGTCTACCGGGTCAACGAGCTGGGGGTCGAGCGCGTCTCGGAGGGGCCCGGCGTCCACTCGGCGGTGCGCTCCGGCGGTGTCACGGTCCTCCTCTCGGCCCGTCCGGACCGGCCGGGCACGGATGTCCGGGTGCTGCGGGGCGGCAGGGAGGTGGCCGCTGTCGCCTCCTACGCGGAGACGCCGGGCCTCACCCCCCGCGTGAAGTTCACCGAGGGGGGCGCACGAAAAATTCCGTGCGCCGTCCTGCTCCCCAGCGGCCACCGGGAATCCGACGGCGCGCTCCCGGTGCTCCTCGACCCGTACGGCGGCCCGCACGGACAGCGGGTGGTCGCCGCGCACAACGCGCACCTCACGTCCCAGTGGTTCGCGGACCAGGGCTTCGCGGTGGTCGTCGCGGACGGCCGGGGAACCCCGGGCCGCTCCCCCGCGTGGGAGAAGGCCGTCAAGGACGACTTCACGCTCACGCTCGACGACCAGATCGACGCCCTGCACGGTCTGGCCGCCCAGGGCTTCCCGCTGGACCTGGAGCGGGTCGCCATCCGGGGCTGGTCGTACGGCGGTTACCTCGCCGCGCTCGCGGTGCTGCGCCGCCCGGACGTGTTCCACGCGGGTGTCGCGGGCGCCCCGGTCACCGACTGGCGGCTGTACGACACGCACTACACGGAGCGTTATCTCGGCGATCCGGGAGAGCGGCCCGAGGTGTACGCGGCGAGCGCGCTCGTCACCGACGACGGGCTCTCGGCGCCCGAGAATCCGGCCAGGCCGCTGATGGTCATCCACGGCCTGGCGGACGACAACGTGGTCGCGGCCCACACCCTGCGGCTGTCGTCGGCGCTGCTCGCGGCGGGGCGCCCGCACGAGGTGCTGCCGCTCTCCGGTGTCACCCATATGACGCCGCAGGAACAGGTCGCGGAGAATCTGCTGCTGCTCCAGGTGGACTTCATCAGGCGGTCGCTGGACCCGGCGGCGCGCGGGGCGCGCTGA
- a CDS encoding ABC transporter ATP-binding protein: MAHEATIPAPRDKAPRQGEVLLSAEGLTKHFPIMGGFPFKRRIGAVQAVDGIDLSLHVGESFGLVGESGCGKSTTGRVLTRLLEPTSGRLTYRGQDITRAGRRQLAPVRPEIQMIFQDPYSSLNPRQTVGKIVGGPMEINGIRPKGGREHRIRELLEIVGLNPEHYNRFPHEFSGGQRQRIGVARALALEPKLIVADEPVSALDVSIQAQVVNLLQELQRELDIAFLFIAHDLAIVRHFSHRVAVMYLGKIVETGDRDSIYQQPRHPYTHALLSAVPEAALVSDEERAAHQRIRLAGDVPSPVSPPSGCRFRTRCWKAQDKCAAEEPPLQRAGGSREGHLTACHFPEDPTTEREEEIILDPALRELEADQGGPGAPGVEARGPA, from the coding sequence ATGGCGCACGAGGCCACCATTCCCGCTCCCCGCGACAAAGCGCCCCGTCAGGGTGAGGTGCTGCTCTCCGCCGAGGGGCTGACCAAGCACTTCCCCATCATGGGCGGCTTTCCGTTCAAGCGCAGGATCGGCGCCGTCCAGGCCGTCGACGGCATCGACCTCTCGCTGCACGTCGGCGAGAGCTTCGGTCTGGTGGGCGAGTCGGGGTGCGGCAAGTCCACCACCGGACGGGTGCTGACGCGGCTGCTGGAGCCGACGTCGGGCCGGCTGACCTACCGGGGCCAGGACATCACCCGTGCGGGACGGCGCCAACTCGCGCCGGTCCGCCCCGAGATCCAGATGATCTTCCAGGACCCGTACTCGTCGCTCAACCCCCGTCAGACCGTCGGCAAGATCGTCGGCGGCCCGATGGAGATCAACGGGATCCGCCCCAAGGGCGGCCGGGAGCACCGGATCCGTGAGCTCCTGGAGATCGTCGGGCTGAACCCGGAGCACTACAACCGCTTCCCGCACGAGTTCTCCGGCGGCCAGCGCCAGCGCATCGGCGTCGCCCGCGCCCTCGCCCTCGAACCCAAGCTCATCGTCGCCGACGAGCCGGTCTCCGCACTCGACGTCTCCATCCAGGCCCAGGTCGTCAACCTCCTCCAGGAACTCCAGCGCGAGCTGGACATCGCGTTCCTGTTCATCGCCCACGACCTGGCGATCGTCCGGCACTTCTCGCACCGCGTCGCCGTCATGTACCTCGGCAAGATCGTCGAGACCGGCGACCGGGACTCCATCTACCAGCAGCCGCGCCACCCGTACACACACGCCCTGCTCTCGGCGGTCCCGGAGGCCGCGCTCGTCAGCGACGAGGAGCGCGCGGCCCATCAGCGCATCCGGCTCGCGGGCGACGTGCCGTCCCCGGTCTCACCGCCGTCGGGCTGCCGCTTCCGTACCCGCTGCTGGAAGGCGCAGGACAAGTGCGCGGCCGAGGAGCCCCCGCTGCAACGGGCCGGCGGCAGCCGGGAGGGGCACCTGACGGCCTGCCACTTCCCCGAGGACCCGACGACGGAACGCGAGGAGGAGATCATCCTCGACCCGGCGCTGCGGGAACTGGAGGCGGACCAGGGCGGCCCCGGCGCGCCCGGGGTGGAGGCCCGGGGCCCCGCGTAG
- a CDS encoding ABC transporter ATP-binding protein, whose translation MHADHSRRDAARDTAREEAEADRDLMEKSHAEMAFHEKEPILEVRDLVKHYPLTQGILFRKQVGAVKAVDGVSFALSQGETLGIVGESGCGKSTVARMLVNLEAPTAGSIRYKGEDITKMSGRALKAVRRNIQMVFQDPYTSLNPRMTVGDIIGEPYEIHPEVAPKGDRRRKVQDLLDVVGLNPEYINRYPHQFSGGQRQRIGIARGLALNPEIIVADEPVSALDVSVQAQVINLLGRLQKEFDLAYVFIAHDLSIVRHISNRVGVMYLGRIVEVGSDAEIYEHPTHPYTQALLSAVPVPDPEARERRERIILVGDVPSPADPPSGCRFRTRCWKAQERCAQEVPALAVPAMFRTVEGPVHHDSACHFAEEKQVVPDSAGGPDEGPGGPAGPSGTPGPSGGTPGPSGATPAGPSTGATPAGPVDRAGPPGPSTGATPA comes from the coding sequence ATGCACGCTGACCACTCGCGGCGCGACGCGGCACGTGACACAGCACGTGAGGAGGCCGAGGCCGACCGCGACCTGATGGAGAAGTCGCACGCGGAGATGGCCTTCCACGAGAAGGAGCCCATCCTCGAAGTCCGCGACCTGGTCAAGCACTACCCGCTCACGCAGGGAATCCTGTTCAGGAAGCAGGTCGGCGCGGTCAAGGCCGTCGACGGGGTGTCGTTCGCGCTCAGCCAGGGCGAGACGCTCGGCATCGTGGGCGAGTCCGGCTGCGGCAAGTCGACCGTGGCCAGGATGCTGGTCAACCTGGAGGCTCCGACGGCCGGTTCGATCCGGTACAAGGGGGAGGACATCACCAAGATGTCCGGGCGCGCGCTCAAGGCCGTGCGCCGGAACATCCAGATGGTCTTCCAGGACCCGTACACCTCGCTCAACCCCCGGATGACGGTCGGCGACATCATCGGGGAGCCGTACGAGATCCACCCCGAGGTGGCGCCCAAGGGCGACCGGCGCCGGAAGGTCCAGGACCTGCTGGACGTCGTCGGGCTCAACCCGGAGTACATCAACCGCTATCCGCACCAGTTCTCCGGCGGCCAGCGCCAGCGCATCGGCATCGCGCGCGGCCTCGCCCTCAACCCCGAGATCATCGTGGCGGACGAGCCGGTCTCCGCGCTCGACGTGTCCGTGCAGGCGCAGGTCATCAACCTGCTGGGGCGGCTCCAGAAGGAGTTCGACCTGGCGTACGTGTTCATCGCGCACGACCTGTCGATCGTCCGGCACATCTCCAACCGGGTCGGTGTGATGTACCTGGGGCGGATCGTCGAGGTCGGCTCGGACGCCGAGATCTACGAGCACCCCACCCACCCGTACACGCAGGCGCTGCTCTCGGCGGTCCCGGTGCCGGACCCGGAGGCGCGGGAGCGGCGCGAGCGGATCATCCTGGTCGGCGATGTGCCGTCGCCCGCCGACCCGCCGTCCGGCTGCCGCTTCCGTACCCGCTGCTGGAAGGCTCAGGAGCGGTGCGCGCAGGAAGTGCCGGCACTGGCGGTGCCCGCGATGTTCCGGACCGTGGAGGGCCCGGTGCACCACGACTCGGCCTGTCACTTCGCGGAGGAGAAGCAGGTCGTGCCGGACAGCGCGGGCGGGCCGGACGAGGGCCCGGGCGGCCCCGCGGGGCCCTCCGGTACGCCGGGCCCGTCCGGTGGTACGCCGGGGCCCTCCGGCGCGACGCCCGCGGGGCCGTCCACCGGCGCGACGCCCGCAGGCCCGGTGGACAGGGCGGGGCCGCCCGGGCCCTCGACCGGAGCGACGCCCGCCTAG
- a CDS encoding ABC transporter ATP-binding protein, translating to MLLEVRDLHVEFHTRDGVAKAVNGVDYTVDSGETLAVLGESGSGKSVTAQAIMGILDVPPGRIAGGEILFQGQDLLKLKEEERRKVRGAKMAMIFQDALSSLNPVLSVGEQLGEMFTVHKGMSRKDAKARAVELMDTVRIPAAKERVGQYPHQFSGGMRQRIMIAMALALEPDLIIADEPTTALDVTVQAQVMDLLAELQREFNMGLILITHDLGVVADVADKIAVMYAGRIVETSPVHPIYKAPAHPYTKGLLESIPRLDQKGQELFAIKGLPPNLLHIPPGCAFNPRCPLAQEVCRTDVPPLYEVSPERRSACHFWKETLNAR from the coding sequence ATGCTGCTCGAAGTACGCGATCTGCACGTGGAGTTCCACACCCGCGACGGGGTCGCGAAGGCGGTGAACGGCGTCGACTACACCGTGGACTCCGGTGAGACGCTCGCCGTCCTCGGTGAATCGGGCTCCGGCAAGTCGGTGACCGCCCAGGCCATCATGGGCATCCTCGACGTGCCGCCGGGCCGGATCGCGGGCGGCGAGATCCTCTTCCAGGGGCAGGACCTGCTGAAGCTCAAGGAGGAGGAACGGCGGAAGGTCCGCGGCGCCAAGATGGCGATGATCTTCCAGGACGCCCTCTCCTCGCTCAACCCGGTGCTCAGCGTGGGGGAGCAGCTCGGCGAGATGTTCACCGTCCACAAGGGCATGTCCCGCAAGGACGCCAAGGCCAGGGCCGTCGAGCTGATGGACACGGTGCGGATCCCGGCTGCCAAGGAGCGGGTCGGCCAGTACCCCCACCAGTTCTCCGGCGGGATGCGCCAGCGCATCATGATCGCCATGGCACTGGCCCTGGAGCCGGACCTGATCATCGCCGACGAGCCGACCACCGCCCTCGACGTGACCGTGCAGGCCCAGGTGATGGACCTGCTCGCCGAACTCCAGCGGGAGTTCAACATGGGGCTGATCCTGATCACCCACGACCTGGGCGTGGTGGCGGACGTCGCGGACAAGATCGCGGTGATGTACGCGGGCCGCATCGTCGAGACGTCGCCGGTCCACCCGATCTACAAGGCCCCGGCCCACCCGTACACCAAGGGCCTCCTCGAATCGATCCCGCGCCTCGACCAGAAGGGCCAGGAGCTCTTCGCGATCAAGGGCCTGCCCCCGAACCTGCTGCACATCCCGCCCGGCTGCGCCTTCAACCCCCGCTGCCCGCTGGCCCAGGAGGTGTGCCGCACCGACGTACCGCCCCTGTACGAAGTGTCCCCGGAACGCCGGAGCGCCTGCCACTTCTGGAAGGAGACGCTCAATGCACGCTGA
- a CDS encoding ABC transporter permease, protein MPEPQNSDEAISAAGAGGATDLAMGEGVTLENQPDSGGPGPEEQARSLWSDAWRDLRRNPVFIISGLIILFLVVISIWPQLIADQNPLACNLDKAQEGSQPGHPFGFTGQGCDVYTRTVYGARQSVTVGVCATVGVALIGSILGGLAGFFGGAGDAILSRITDIFFGIPVVLGGLVLLSVVTSATIWPVIGFMVLLGWPQIARIARGSVITAKQNDYVQAARALGASNSRMLLRHIAPNAVAPVIVVATIALGTYISLEATLSFLGVGLKPPTVSWGIDISAASPYIRNAPHMLLWPAAALAVTVLAFIMLGDAVRDALDPKLR, encoded by the coding sequence ATGCCTGAGCCGCAGAATTCCGACGAAGCCATCTCCGCCGCCGGCGCCGGCGGGGCCACCGACCTCGCCATGGGCGAGGGCGTGACGCTGGAGAACCAGCCGGACTCCGGCGGGCCGGGCCCCGAGGAGCAGGCCCGCAGCCTCTGGTCCGACGCCTGGCGCGACCTGCGCCGCAACCCGGTCTTCATCATCTCGGGGCTGATCATCCTGTTCCTCGTGGTCATCTCGATCTGGCCGCAGCTCATCGCCGACCAGAACCCGCTGGCCTGCAACCTGGACAAGGCCCAGGAGGGCTCCCAGCCCGGACACCCCTTCGGCTTCACCGGACAGGGCTGCGACGTCTACACCCGTACGGTCTACGGCGCCCGGCAGTCCGTCACGGTCGGCGTCTGCGCGACGGTCGGAGTGGCCCTCATCGGCAGCATCCTGGGCGGGCTCGCCGGCTTCTTCGGCGGCGCGGGCGACGCGATCCTCTCCCGGATCACCGACATCTTCTTCGGCATCCCGGTGGTGCTCGGCGGTCTGGTGCTGCTGTCCGTGGTCACCAGCGCCACCATCTGGCCGGTGATCGGCTTCATGGTGCTCCTCGGCTGGCCGCAGATCGCGCGCATCGCCCGCGGCTCCGTCATCACCGCCAAGCAGAACGACTACGTCCAGGCGGCGCGGGCGCTCGGGGCATCCAACTCCCGGATGCTGCTGCGCCACATCGCGCCGAACGCGGTCGCCCCGGTGATCGTCGTGGCGACCATCGCCCTCGGTACGTACATCTCGCTGGAGGCGACACTCTCGTTCCTCGGCGTCGGCCTGAAACCGCCCACCGTCTCCTGGGGCATCGACATCTCCGCCGCCTCCCCGTACATCCGCAACGCCCCGCACATGCTGCTCTGGCCCGCCGCCGCGCTGGCGGTCACAGTGCTCGCCTTCATCATGCTCGGCGACGCGGTGCGCGACGCCCTCGACCCCAAGCTGCGCTGA
- a CDS encoding ABC transporter permease produces MGRYVIRRLLQMIPVFIGATLLIFLMVNVMGDPVAGLCGDRACDPATAAQLRSEFGLDKPVWQQYLTYMGNLFTGDFGTAFNGQKVTDLMGSAFPVTIRLTIVAIIFEVIIGIAFGVITGLRRGRPVDSTVLLLTLIVISVPTFVTGLLAQLLLGVKWGLIKPAVSPEAPFNELIIPGLVLASVSLAYVTRLTRTSIAENRRADYVRTATAKGLPRRRIIVRHLLRNSLIPVVTFIGTDIGALMGGAIVTERIFNIHGVGYQLYQGIVRQNSQTVVGFVTVLVIVFLVANLIVDLLYAVLDPRIRYA; encoded by the coding sequence ATGGGACGTTATGTGATCAGGCGTCTGCTGCAGATGATCCCGGTCTTCATCGGCGCGACACTGCTGATCTTCCTGATGGTGAACGTGATGGGCGACCCCGTCGCCGGACTCTGCGGCGACCGTGCCTGCGACCCGGCGACCGCCGCCCAGCTGCGCAGCGAGTTCGGCCTCGACAAGCCCGTGTGGCAGCAGTACCTGACCTACATGGGCAACCTCTTCACCGGCGACTTCGGCACCGCGTTCAACGGGCAGAAGGTCACCGACCTGATGGGCAGCGCCTTCCCCGTCACCATCCGGCTCACCATCGTCGCCATCATCTTCGAAGTGATCATCGGTATCGCCTTCGGCGTGATCACGGGGCTGCGGCGCGGCCGTCCGGTCGACTCCACCGTCCTGCTGCTCACCCTGATCGTCATCTCCGTGCCGACCTTCGTCACCGGCCTGCTGGCCCAGCTGCTGCTCGGTGTGAAGTGGGGGCTCATCAAGCCCGCCGTCTCCCCGGAGGCCCCGTTCAACGAGCTGATCATTCCCGGTCTGGTGCTCGCGTCCGTGTCACTCGCGTACGTCACCCGGCTGACCCGGACCTCGATCGCGGAGAACCGGCGCGCCGACTACGTCAGAACGGCCACCGCCAAAGGGCTCCCGCGGCGCCGCATCATCGTCCGGCACCTGCTGCGCAACTCACTGATCCCCGTCGTGACCTTCATCGGGACCGACATCGGGGCCCTGATGGGCGGTGCCATCGTCACCGAGCGCATCTTCAACATCCACGGCGTCGGCTACCAGCTCTACCAGGGCATCGTCCGCCAGAACAGCCAGACCGTCGTCGGCTTCGTCACCGTCCTCGTCATCGTCTTCCTGGTGGCGAACCTCATCGTCGACCTCCTCTACGCCGTTCTCGACCCGAGGATCCGGTATGCCTGA
- a CDS encoding ABC transporter substrate-binding protein, whose amino-acid sequence MRGATHAKWAACAVAVALAATACGGGGSSGGSGGANGVLSSSWGDPQNPLEPANTNEVQGGKVLDMIFRGLKKYDPKTGKAKNMMATKIETTDSVNFKITIKKGWTFNNGEKVTAKSYVDAWNYGADLKHNQKDAYFFGYIDGYDKVHPDSGSAKASTLSGLKVVNDTTFTVKLNQKFSTFPDTLGYPAFAPLPTAFYKNHSAWLSKPVGNGPYTVQSYTKGSKMSLRKWAKYPGPDKAQNGGVDLKVYTDNNTAYTDLTAGNLDLVDDVPAAQLKNVKADLSGRYINTPAGIIQTLAFPFYRPGWNTAGAKKVRIGLSMAINRPQITKTIFQNTRTPATDWTSPVLGAAGGYKAGLCGASCTYNPTEAKKLIKEGGGIPGGQLKISYNADTGSHKEWVDAICNNINNTLGNDKACVGNPIGTFADFRNQITAKKMTGPFRAGWQMDYPLIQNFLQPLYYTNASSNDGHWTNKQFDKLVNQANADTDKAAAVKKFQDAEGVLRDNMGAIPLWYQNGSAGYSDRVSNVALNPFSVPVYNEIKVH is encoded by the coding sequence ATGCGCGGAGCCACACACGCCAAGTGGGCCGCATGCGCGGTCGCCGTCGCCCTCGCGGCGACGGCCTGCGGCGGCGGCGGAAGCAGCGGCGGAAGTGGTGGAGCGAACGGAGTCCTCAGCTCGTCCTGGGGTGATCCGCAGAACCCCCTGGAGCCGGCGAACACCAATGAGGTCCAGGGCGGCAAGGTCCTCGACATGATCTTCCGGGGCCTCAAGAAGTACGACCCGAAGACCGGCAAGGCCAAGAACATGATGGCGACCAAGATCGAGACCACCGACTCGGTCAACTTCAAGATCACGATCAAGAAGGGCTGGACGTTCAACAACGGCGAGAAGGTCACCGCCAAGTCGTACGTCGACGCCTGGAACTACGGCGCGGACCTGAAGCACAACCAGAAGGACGCCTACTTCTTCGGCTACATCGACGGCTACGACAAGGTCCACCCGGACTCCGGCAGCGCCAAGGCCTCCACGCTCTCCGGGCTGAAGGTGGTCAACGACACCACCTTCACGGTGAAGCTGAACCAGAAGTTCTCCACGTTCCCGGACACCCTGGGGTACCCGGCCTTCGCCCCGCTGCCCACGGCGTTCTACAAGAACCACTCCGCCTGGCTGTCCAAGCCGGTCGGAAACGGCCCGTACACCGTGCAGTCGTACACCAAGGGCTCGAAGATGAGCCTGCGCAAGTGGGCGAAGTACCCCGGCCCCGACAAGGCACAGAACGGCGGCGTCGACCTCAAGGTCTACACGGACAACAACACCGCCTACACCGACCTGACCGCGGGCAACCTCGACCTGGTCGACGACGTGCCCGCCGCGCAGCTCAAGAACGTCAAGGCCGACCTGAGCGGGCGCTACATCAACACCCCCGCGGGCATCATCCAGACGCTCGCGTTCCCCTTCTACCGCCCCGGGTGGAACACCGCGGGCGCCAAGAAGGTGCGGATCGGTCTGTCGATGGCGATCAACCGCCCGCAGATCACCAAGACGATCTTCCAGAACACCAGGACCCCGGCCACCGACTGGACGTCCCCGGTCCTCGGCGCCGCCGGCGGATACAAGGCCGGACTGTGCGGAGCCTCCTGCACGTACAACCCCACCGAGGCGAAGAAGCTGATCAAGGAGGGCGGCGGGATCCCCGGCGGCCAGCTGAAGATCTCGTACAACGCGGACACCGGCTCGCACAAGGAGTGGGTCGACGCCATCTGCAACAACATCAACAACACCCTCGGCAACGACAAGGCGTGTGTCGGCAACCCGATCGGTACGTTCGCCGACTTCCGCAACCAGATCACCGCGAAGAAGATGACGGGCCCGTTCCGGGCCGGCTGGCAGATGGACTACCCGCTGATCCAGAACTTCCTGCAGCCGCTGTACTACACCAACGCCTCGTCCAACGACGGCCACTGGACCAACAAGCAGTTCGACAAGCTCGTCAACCAGGCCAACGCGGACACCGACAAGGCCGCCGCCGTCAAGAAGTTCCAGGACGCCGAGGGTGTGCTCAGGGACAACATGGGCGCCATCCCGCTCTGGTACCAGAACGGCAGCGCCGGCTACTCGGACCGCGTCTCGAACGTCGCACTGAACCCGTTCAGCGTGCCCGTCTACAACGAGATCAAGGTCCACTGA
- a CDS encoding ABC transporter permease, translating into MTTPSPAPLVPVDTTSIGIVEESRQPDSPNKGADARSPSQLAWRRFKRDKTGMVSACIVVFFFVIALAAPLIAKLYGKNPYDTYGQDIPGLLNGYAYPIKPNGGISSDYWFGLEPSLGRDVFTFLLYGIRTSLMIATAITILLTVVGVVVGVTAGYLGGKTDYLIGRLIDILLSFPSTLFFIAFMPVMYGLFVGPDDDIPTSLRAISLIIVLAGFGWASMARLLRGQVLALREREFVEAAKVTGASPVRIIFKELLPNLWTPILIQSTLALPAMVTAEAGLAFLGVGMIDPTPDWGVMIARGSSYYTNDITFMLFPGISMVIFVLAFNLLGDSVRDALDPKSRR; encoded by the coding sequence ATGACCACGCCATCCCCGGCCCCCCTCGTTCCGGTGGACACCACATCCATCGGCATCGTTGAGGAGTCCCGGCAGCCCGACAGCCCGAACAAGGGCGCCGACGCCCGGAGCCCGAGCCAACTGGCTTGGCGGCGATTCAAGCGCGACAAGACAGGCATGGTGTCCGCCTGCATCGTCGTGTTCTTCTTCGTGATCGCCCTTGCTGCACCGCTGATCGCGAAGCTGTACGGGAAGAACCCGTACGACACGTACGGCCAGGACATCCCCGGGCTGCTCAACGGCTATGCCTATCCGATCAAGCCCAACGGCGGCATCAGCAGTGACTACTGGTTCGGCCTGGAGCCGTCGCTCGGGCGGGACGTCTTCACGTTCCTGCTCTACGGCATCCGTACCTCGCTGATGATCGCCACGGCGATCACGATCCTCCTCACCGTCGTCGGTGTGGTCGTCGGCGTCACGGCTGGCTATCTGGGCGGCAAGACGGACTACCTCATCGGCCGGCTCATCGACATCCTCCTGTCGTTCCCGTCGACCCTGTTCTTCATCGCCTTCATGCCGGTGATGTACGGGCTCTTCGTGGGCCCTGACGACGACATTCCGACCTCGCTGCGGGCCATCTCGCTGATCATCGTCCTCGCGGGCTTCGGCTGGGCATCGATGGCACGTCTGCTGCGCGGGCAGGTACTGGCCCTGCGTGAACGGGAGTTCGTCGAGGCAGCCAAGGTGACCGGCGCTTCGCCTGTCCGGATCATCTTCAAAGAGCTGCTTCCGAACCTCTGGACGCCGATCCTGATCCAGTCCACCCTTGCGCTGCCCGCCATGGTGACCGCGGAGGCGGGTCTCGCCTTCCTCGGCGTCGGCATGATCGACCCGACCCCGGACTGGGGCGTCATGATCGCGCGTGGTTCGTCCTACTACACGAACGACATCACCTTCATGCTCTTCCCGGGCATCTCCATGGTCATCTTCGTGCTCGCCTTCAATCTGCTCGGCGACTCGGTACGCGACGCGCTCGACCCCAAGTCGAGGCGCTGA